From a single Sediminibacterium sp. KACHI17 genomic region:
- a CDS encoding DUF3667 domain-containing protein: MSHLPERKEKICLNCGAALHGRFCHYCGQENIEPKDSFWHLVTHFVYDIIHFDGKFFSTLKYLLFRPGFLSHEYLRGRRADYLHPIRMYVFTSAFFFLIFFSFYQKEEAIDIKEKRDTLEEVIEDLQNEKTRLEKKIQKDTASFAAERLKEKLKNVEAELAMVQKDSSLIDSVKSLSNGSFTLVSFDKETKYRELKSVQQYDSVQASLPERERDGFLKRAVKRQDIHLNEKYNNDGSAILKAVTNKFIHFFPQMLFLSLPLFGFLLLLLYFKHKQFYYVNHVIYSIHLYCALFIIILSGLWLNSILTMISHQEQDWIGGVFTFAGFFYLYKSMRNFYGQRRAVTILKYMFLLFLSLFVMLLLFGVFFLFSAFTL, translated from the coding sequence GTGTCACATTTACCTGAAAGGAAAGAAAAAATCTGTCTTAACTGCGGTGCCGCCCTTCACGGGCGATTTTGTCATTATTGCGGTCAGGAAAATATAGAACCCAAAGACAGCTTTTGGCATCTTGTAACTCATTTCGTGTATGATATCATTCATTTCGACGGTAAATTTTTCAGTACACTTAAATACCTGCTTTTCAGACCCGGTTTTTTATCCCATGAATATCTTCGGGGGAGAAGGGCTGATTATCTCCATCCCATCAGGATGTATGTATTCACCTCTGCATTTTTCTTCCTGATATTCTTTAGTTTCTATCAAAAAGAAGAAGCGATCGATATCAAAGAGAAACGAGATACGCTAGAGGAAGTGATCGAAGACCTGCAAAATGAAAAAACTCGTCTGGAAAAAAAGATCCAAAAAGACACCGCTTCTTTTGCTGCTGAAAGATTAAAGGAGAAGCTAAAAAATGTTGAAGCAGAACTTGCAATGGTTCAAAAAGACAGTTCTTTAATAGACAGTGTTAAGTCTTTATCCAATGGAAGCTTTACACTGGTGTCTTTTGATAAAGAAACAAAATATCGAGAGCTGAAATCGGTTCAGCAGTATGATTCAGTTCAGGCCTCATTACCAGAGCGTGAGAGGGATGGATTCTTGAAGCGGGCGGTAAAACGTCAGGATATCCATCTCAATGAAAAATATAACAACGATGGATCAGCGATTTTAAAGGCAGTGACCAATAAGTTCATTCATTTCTTTCCCCAGATGCTCTTTTTGTCTTTGCCTTTATTCGGTTTTTTACTGTTGCTGCTTTATTTCAAGCATAAGCAGTTCTATTATGTAAATCATGTGATTTATTCGATACATCTGTATTGTGCTTTATTCATTATTATCCTGTCGGGGCTTTGGCTGAATAGTATACTGACCATGATCTCTCACCAGGAGCAGGACTGGATAGGCGGTGTATTTACATTCGCAGGGTTCTTCTATTTATATAAATCCATGCGTAATTTTTACGGACAAAGAAGAGCAGTCACAATCCTTAAATACATGTTCCTTCTGTTCTTATCCTTGTTTGTGATGCTTTTATTGTTTGGGGTATTTTTCCTTTTCTCTGCTTTTACTTTATAA
- a CDS encoding glycosyltransferase, whose translation MKRIIFTVTNDLNYDQRMQRIAGSLSAQGYSVLLVGRKKASSTILQDQPFQQKRLSCFFEKGFLFYAEYNLRLFLFLLFTRADILCAIDLDTILPCYFSSRLKKQKRVYDAHELFTEQAEIIRRPTVQKIWSWIEAFAVPRFTWGYTVNQFIADHFQYKYGVTYTVIRNLPICYPLENYNPEGYILYQGAVNEGRCFETLIPAMQSVQAPLWICGDGSFFEQTKLLIRQYKLEDKVLLKGMVAPHQLREITQKAAIGLTLFSLKGLNQYQSLGNRFFDYMMAGIPQLCVNYPEYQKINSQYGFAHLIDEPDSISIAQELNKMLRDRVLYQELQQNALKARSVLNWEHEELKLRAFYNQL comes from the coding sequence TTGAAAAGGATCATTTTTACCGTTACCAATGACCTGAATTACGACCAGCGCATGCAAAGAATTGCCGGTAGTTTATCTGCGCAAGGATACTCGGTTTTATTGGTGGGAAGAAAGAAAGCCTCCTCCACTATTTTACAGGATCAACCCTTCCAACAAAAAAGACTTTCCTGTTTTTTTGAAAAGGGCTTTTTGTTTTATGCAGAATACAACCTCCGACTGTTCCTATTTCTTTTGTTTACCCGTGCCGATATTCTCTGCGCGATCGATCTTGATACCATCCTGCCCTGCTATTTCTCTTCCCGTCTCAAAAAGCAAAAAAGGGTTTATGACGCCCATGAACTTTTTACCGAGCAGGCAGAGATCATTCGCAGACCCACAGTACAAAAGATCTGGTCATGGATCGAGGCTTTTGCCGTTCCAAGGTTTACATGGGGATACACGGTGAATCAGTTCATAGCAGATCATTTCCAATACAAATATGGCGTAACCTACACCGTTATCAGAAACCTCCCAATATGCTATCCATTGGAAAACTACAATCCGGAAGGATATATTCTTTATCAGGGTGCAGTGAATGAAGGCCGCTGTTTTGAAACATTGATACCGGCCATGCAATCAGTTCAAGCCCCGTTATGGATCTGCGGTGATGGCAGCTTTTTTGAACAGACAAAGTTGTTGATCCGCCAATACAAACTAGAAGACAAAGTACTGCTAAAGGGAATGGTCGCACCGCATCAGTTAAGAGAAATCACACAAAAAGCTGCTATCGGACTCACTTTATTCAGCCTGAAAGGACTTAACCAGTATCAATCACTGGGAAATCGTTTTTTCGATTATATGATGGCAGGGATTCCACAACTCTGTGTCAATTATCCTGAATACCAAAAGATCAATAGCCAGTATGGTTTTGCCCATCTGATTGATGAACCTGACAGCATTTCTATTGCCCAGGAATTGAACAAAATGCTGCGCGACCGTGTTTTATACCAAGAATTACAACAAAATGCATTAAAAGCACGTTCTGTGCTGAACTGGGAACATGAGGAATTGAAACTGAGGGCGTTTTATAATCAATTGTAA
- the smc gene encoding chromosome segregation protein SMC, with protein sequence MRLKSLEIKGFKSFADKTVVSFDEGITGIIGPNGCGKSNIIDSIRWVIGEQKISALRSENLEALVFNGSKTRSPSGLAEVSLTFENTKNLLPTEFSTVTVTRRFYKNGESEYRLNDVTCRLKDIHNLFLDTGVSTDSYAIIELGMVDDIIKDKENSRRRMLEQAAGITIYKTRKKEAKNKLDATEQDLARIEDLLFEINNQLKTLENQAKKAEKYYEIKKEYKEVSVELAKAALEGFNITYKELNEQQELEINKKVQLDAEIAIEEAAIEQEKVGFIEKERALQSMQHEFNDLLQNLRSKENERNLATQKLHYLKEKETSLKDFLEKASGQLKTIGDSIEYTQMQVGEEEAKLSELQDRVETAKLDIEDKRRLFDERRSGVDALRNQYQQIQRNQFDAEKKVAVADTSIQNLQRAQAQLSEEKQSREAQLEQLQKELVEKEESLEARRIDLQQLQEQHDRTRENIFETQAQLEVLRNELAEENRKLDAKRNEYNLLKSLIDSMEGYPESIKFLHKNPNWNHSAPILSDIIYVKEEYRAAVENVLEPYLNYYVVNNLEEGLQAVHLLDNNNKGKANFFMLDKFNDLRVETHQPAHTIRAMEVIEVDDQYRKLAEYLLGNVYIAENDEAITNSNGAVVLEKTGKYVKGKYTLTGGSVGLFEGKKIGRAKNLEKLAEEIQDQESVVSLLKADIQAKHNEVIAFNEQLKENAIKQTENEINQLTNQVFATKNRIENLQAAQQNAVQRLADLDTRLQDEQDAIAATREELHTLNDQLLQTGEQMKMVEQDYQLAEQEYNFASVQYNEINLQLTRQQSKITTLKQELVFKENQLSELHQQIESNTAQLSEATGNIEEGEKALIGSEELLLELMRKKEEEEKKLNEADQAYYNLRNALQEKESELRLKVKSKEMIDHLVTEIKDKLNELKLQLAGMKERLSVEFKVELDEILDQARTTDTTLEELQATSDRMKKRLENMGEVNPTAIEAFMEMKKRYEFILEQKNDLVSAKESLLQTIQEVEATANQQFLDTFNQVRENFQKVFKALFTEEDTADMVLVDPTNLAETGIEIIAKPKGKRPSSITQLSGGEKTLTATALLFSIYLIKPAPFCILDEVDAPLDDANVGKFTQMIKKFSDNSQFIIVTHNKQTMGAVDVIYGVTMQEPGVSKLVPVDFRSLSN encoded by the coding sequence GTGAGATTAAAATCATTAGAAATCAAAGGGTTCAAAAGTTTTGCTGATAAAACTGTGGTGAGTTTCGATGAAGGGATAACCGGTATCATCGGACCTAACGGTTGCGGCAAGAGTAATATCATTGACAGTATTCGTTGGGTTATAGGTGAACAAAAGATATCGGCATTAAGAAGTGAAAACCTGGAAGCATTGGTTTTCAATGGAAGTAAGACCAGAAGTCCGAGTGGTCTTGCAGAAGTTAGTCTCACTTTCGAAAACACAAAAAATTTACTGCCCACAGAATTTAGTACGGTTACCGTTACACGTCGATTTTACAAAAATGGAGAAAGTGAATATCGTCTCAACGATGTGACCTGCAGATTGAAAGATATTCATAACCTGTTTCTGGATACCGGTGTCAGCACAGATAGTTATGCCATTATTGAATTGGGAATGGTGGATGATATCATCAAAGACAAGGAGAACAGTCGTAGAAGAATGTTGGAACAGGCTGCCGGTATTACCATTTACAAAACGCGTAAGAAAGAAGCTAAAAATAAACTGGATGCCACCGAACAGGATCTGGCACGTATCGAGGATCTGTTATTCGAGATCAACAACCAATTGAAGACCCTCGAAAACCAGGCAAAAAAAGCGGAGAAGTATTACGAGATCAAAAAAGAATACAAAGAGGTTTCTGTAGAACTCGCGAAAGCTGCTTTGGAAGGTTTTAATATCACTTACAAAGAGCTGAATGAACAACAGGAACTGGAGATCAATAAAAAAGTACAACTCGATGCAGAGATCGCCATTGAAGAAGCGGCTATCGAACAGGAAAAAGTAGGCTTTATCGAAAAAGAAAGAGCCTTACAGAGCATGCAGCATGAGTTCAATGATCTGTTGCAAAATTTACGTAGCAAAGAGAACGAAAGAAACCTGGCTACCCAAAAACTGCATTACCTCAAAGAGAAAGAAACTAGCCTGAAAGATTTTCTGGAAAAAGCATCCGGACAATTAAAAACGATTGGTGATTCGATTGAGTATACCCAAATGCAGGTGGGAGAAGAAGAAGCCAAATTGAGTGAATTACAAGACCGGGTTGAAACGGCTAAACTGGATATCGAAGACAAACGTCGTTTATTTGATGAGCGCAGAAGCGGTGTTGATGCACTTCGTAATCAATACCAGCAAATTCAACGCAATCAGTTTGATGCGGAGAAAAAAGTAGCAGTTGCGGATACTTCTATTCAAAACCTGCAGCGTGCACAGGCGCAATTATCTGAAGAGAAACAAAGCCGTGAAGCGCAGTTAGAGCAGCTGCAAAAAGAGTTGGTTGAAAAAGAAGAAAGTCTCGAAGCCCGTAGGATCGATCTGCAGCAGTTACAGGAACAGCATGACCGTACACGTGAAAATATTTTTGAAACACAGGCTCAGCTAGAAGTGTTGCGTAATGAACTGGCAGAAGAGAATCGAAAACTGGATGCCAAGCGTAACGAATATAACCTTTTGAAAAGTTTGATCGACTCAATGGAAGGTTATCCGGAGAGTATCAAATTCCTGCACAAAAATCCAAACTGGAATCACTCTGCACCTATTCTTTCTGATATCATTTATGTAAAGGAAGAGTACAGGGCTGCTGTTGAAAATGTGTTGGAACCCTATCTGAACTACTATGTGGTGAACAACCTGGAAGAAGGATTGCAGGCGGTTCATTTATTGGATAATAACAATAAAGGGAAAGCCAACTTCTTCATGCTGGATAAGTTTAACGACCTGCGTGTAGAAACGCACCAGCCCGCCCATACGATCCGCGCGATGGAAGTGATCGAAGTGGATGATCAATACCGCAAACTGGCGGAGTACCTCTTGGGCAATGTCTATATCGCTGAAAATGACGAAGCGATTACCAACAGCAATGGCGCTGTAGTATTGGAGAAAACCGGTAAATATGTGAAAGGGAAATACACCCTTACCGGAGGTAGTGTAGGATTGTTTGAAGGAAAGAAAATCGGTCGTGCTAAGAACCTGGAAAAACTGGCTGAAGAAATTCAGGATCAGGAATCTGTGGTGAGTTTATTAAAAGCAGATATTCAGGCTAAGCACAATGAAGTGATCGCTTTCAATGAGCAATTGAAAGAAAATGCCATCAAGCAAACCGAAAATGAGATCAATCAGTTGACCAACCAGGTATTTGCTACTAAAAACAGGATCGAAAACCTGCAAGCCGCTCAACAAAATGCTGTTCAGCGTTTAGCAGATCTGGATACCCGTTTGCAGGACGAACAAGATGCTATTGCCGCAACACGTGAAGAACTGCATACCCTGAACGATCAATTGCTGCAAACAGGTGAGCAAATGAAAATGGTAGAGCAGGATTATCAATTGGCAGAACAAGAATACAATTTTGCATCTGTTCAGTACAATGAGATCAATCTTCAATTGACACGTCAGCAAAGTAAGATCACAACATTGAAACAAGAGTTGGTATTCAAAGAAAACCAATTAAGTGAATTACACCAGCAGATCGAAAGCAATACAGCACAACTCTCTGAAGCAACCGGTAATATTGAAGAAGGTGAAAAAGCCTTGATCGGTTCTGAAGAATTATTATTGGAGCTGATGCGTAAGAAAGAAGAAGAAGAAAAGAAATTGAATGAAGCCGATCAGGCATACTATAATCTTCGAAATGCTTTACAAGAGAAAGAAAGTGAGTTGCGTCTGAAAGTGAAGAGTAAAGAAATGATCGATCACCTCGTTACCGAGATCAAGGATAAGCTGAATGAGCTCAAACTCCAGCTCGCGGGAATGAAGGAAAGATTGAGCGTTGAATTCAAAGTAGAACTGGATGAGATCTTAGATCAGGCCAGAACTACAGATACTACACTCGAAGAGTTACAAGCTACGAGCGATAGGATGAAGAAGCGTTTGGAAAATATGGGCGAAGTGAATCCTACCGCGATCGAGGCATTCATGGAAATGAAAAAACGTTATGAGTTCATTCTGGAACAAAAGAATGACCTTGTTTCTGCCAAGGAGAGTTTATTACAAACAATCCAGGAAGTAGAAGCTACCGCTAATCAGCAATTCCTGGATACCTTCAATCAGGTTCGTGAGAATTTCCAGAAAGTATTTAAAGCCTTATTTACCGAGGAAGATACTGCTGATATGGTACTCGTTGATCCTACCAATCTTGCTGAAACCGGTATTGAGATCATCGCTAAGCCTAAAGGGAAACGTCCATCTTCTATCACTCAGTTGAGTGGGGGAGAGAAAACCCTGACCGCAACTGCATTGTTGTTCTCGATCTACTTGATCAAACCCGCGCCATTCTGTATCCTGGATGAGGTGGACGCTCCATTGGATGATGCCAACGTTGGTAAGTTCACGCAGATGATCAAGAAGTTCAGTGATAACTCTCAGTTCATTATTGTAACGCACAACAAGCAAACCATGGGTGCTGTAGATGTGATTTATGGTGTTACAATGCAAGAACCTGGTGTGAGCAAGTTGGTACCGGTGGATTTTAGAAGTCTATCCAATTAA
- the mazG gene encoding nucleoside triphosphate pyrophosphohydrolase, with amino-acid sequence MKELSDSFLKLVTIMDELREQCPWDRKQTIHTLRSMTIEETYELADAIDANDWKGIKEELGDMLLHILFYSKIGTEQQQFVLQEVIDGIAAKLINRHPHIYGDVQVKDEEDVKRNWEQIKMKEGKKSVLSGVPKSLPAVVKAARIQEKAKQVGFEWDNREDVWKKVQEETGELLEAVESEQKDAIEDEFGDLLFSLINYARFLQIDAEAALERTNKKFMYRFQEMEKMAAEKGLQLGSMSLEAMDELWNEIKKKKVAP; translated from the coding sequence ATGAAAGAATTGAGTGATAGCTTTTTAAAATTGGTAACCATCATGGATGAACTGCGCGAACAATGTCCATGGGATCGTAAGCAGACCATTCATACGCTGCGCTCAATGACCATTGAAGAAACCTATGAGCTGGCAGATGCCATCGATGCCAACGATTGGAAGGGTATCAAAGAAGAATTGGGCGATATGCTGCTGCATATCCTTTTTTACAGTAAGATCGGCACTGAGCAGCAGCAATTTGTATTGCAGGAAGTCATTGATGGTATCGCCGCTAAATTGATCAATCGCCATCCACATATTTATGGAGATGTACAGGTGAAGGATGAAGAAGACGTAAAGAGAAATTGGGAGCAGATCAAAATGAAGGAGGGGAAGAAATCCGTATTGAGTGGGGTTCCAAAATCACTTCCCGCTGTTGTGAAAGCAGCTCGTATCCAGGAAAAAGCAAAACAGGTAGGGTTTGAATGGGACAATCGCGAAGATGTATGGAAGAAAGTACAGGAAGAAACAGGGGAACTGCTGGAAGCCGTTGAATCAGAACAAAAAGATGCCATTGAAGATGAATTTGGAGACCTGCTCTTTAGTTTGATCAATTATGCACGGTTTTTGCAGATAGATGCCGAGGCCGCTTTGGAGCGTACCAACAAAAAATTTATGTATCGTTTTCAGGAGATGGAAAAGATGGCTGCGGAGAAGGGGCTACAACTAGGGAGTATGTCATTAGAAGCCATGGATGAGCTCTGGAACGAGATCAAAAAGAAAAAAGTAGCACCTTGA